GTTCTACTTTAGAAGAAATTCGTGAAGCAATTGGTTACGGTGTAATTAAAATGAATATTGACACAGATTTACAATATGCTTTTAATGAAGGGATTCGTGATTACATGAAGAAAAATGCTGACTATTTAGCAACACAAATTGGTAATCCTGATGGAGATGATATTCCTAACAAAAAATACTACGATCCTCGTAAATGGCTTAGAGAAGGAGAATTAACATTCAAAACTCGCTTAAAACAAGCTTTCGAAGATTTAAATAGCATAAATACTTTATAGTAGCTTTTACAAGTTATAACCAACTTTACACAAAAGAGTCTCTTAAATTTTAAGAGGCTTTTTTACTATATAAAAAACTCAAAACCAAACCATTATTAATTTTAATTTAAAAAGAATACTCAGTAATTAAAAAACTTTTACATTTGTAGACTAACCTATCCCTAAATAAGGGTAAGTTTTTTAAACTGACACTAAACAAACAAAACTAGATTATGGCTTGGTTTAAACGAAAAGATAAAGGGATTCATACCCCAACCGAAGAAAAGAAAGACACACCAAAAGGCTTGTGGTATAAGACGCCTAGCGGTAAAATTATTGATACTGAAGAATTAAGAAGAAACTTATATGTAAGTCCAGAAGATGGATATCATGTGAGAGTTGGAAGTAGAGAATACTTTGAATTATTCTTTGACAACAATGAATTCACAGAACTTAATGAAAAGTTAGTTGCCAAAGATCCTTTAAAGTTTGAAGACACTAAAAAATATCCAGACAGATTAAAAAATGCTCAAGAAAAAACAGGATTAAAAGATGCTGTTAGAACTGCAGTTGGTAAATCTCAAGGAAAAGATTTAGTTATCGCTTGTATGGATTTCGCTTTTATTGGAGGTTCTATGGGAAGTGTAGTAGGAGAAAAAATAGCTCGTGCTATCGATTATTCTATTCAAAACAATATTCCTTTCTTAATGGTATCTAAATCTGGTGGAGCTCGTATGATGGAAGCTTCATTATCGTTAATGCAATTGGTAAAAACATCGGCGAAGTTGGCTCAATTAGCAGATGCTAAAATTCCATATGTATCTTTATGTACAGATCCAACTACCGGAGGAACAACTGCTTCTTTTGCAATGTTAGGAGATATAAATATTGCAGAACCTAATGCGTTAATTGCATTCGCTGGTCCTCGTGTTGTAAAAGATACTACTGGTAAAGAATTACCAGAAGGTTTCCAACGTTCTGAATTTGTTTTAGAACACGGTTTCTTAGATGGTATTTACGAACGTAAAGATTTAAAGAAGCAAGTAAACTTATACTTAGATTTAATACAAAATCAGCCTGTAAGAGCTTAATAAAATAAAAAGACCAGCATAATGCTGGTCTTTTTTTATCCCAAATAAATCCTAATTATCTTCTTCTTAGCATTATTTCTCTTGATTCTCCAGCACTATTAGTTACTGTAGCTATATTGTCACAAGTACCATCTCCAAAATCTAAAGTATAAGCAACTCCATTTTTTGTAATTTCTGTAACCCCACTTACTATGAATTTACAAGCGTACTCTCTTCTTAATTTTTCTGTAATATTTCCAGTAAACTCATTCCCTAGTTTATTTACAAACTTCCAACTACCTGAAATTAAATACACATCATCTCTTCTAGTTAATGTATCGTCACCTGCTATCTTTTCTCTTACTCTGGTTCCTTCTAAACTTACAGTTTCTCCAGTAGCTAATGTTACAGAAATATTTACCGCATGCGTTGCTTCTTTATTTCCATTACCATTATCTTTTACTTTTACTACAGACTTAGATCCTTCAATCGCATTACCATCTACAGAGAAATTATCGAAACTAACTTCTTTAGAATAACCTATATCTGTTTTTTGATATACAATAACTATTTTACCTGATAATTCTTTACCTCTTGGTCCTGTGCAATTATCTCCAAAATCTAGTGTAATTGTTAATGTTTCTGATGTTGGATCAGCTTCAACTGTTCTAGTTACACAATCAGCTACACTACTACTTGAACTATCTGTGCTTCTACCTAATAAATTAAAATCGATATCATCGTCTTCTAAAATATTATCGATATCAGAAGTAATATCATCTGCTACCACTACATCTTGAATATCTTCTGTACTTAATTCTGCAGAATCATTCATGGTAACTCCCTCTTCATCAGAACATGACATAAAAACCATAGCTCCTAGCAACATCATTAATCCGAATTTTAAAACTTTCGCTGTCATAATTAATAGTATTTAAAAGTTAATCTGATTCTTGGACTTAACATTAAGGAAAAGGTTTAATAAACTTTAATTATTTTTTTAGGAAAATTAGTTGTACTTTTGCCACTTCAATGAAAATTTTGATACATTAAAATCATTTAAACAATATTGGTATGTATTTAACTAAAGAAGTAAAGGAGCAAATTTTTGCAAAGCACGGTAAAGACGGAAAAGATACTGGAACAGCTGAGGGACAGATCGCGTTATTTACTCACAGAATTAACCACTTAACTGAGCACTTAAAGAAAAATCGTAAAGATTTTAACACAGAGCGCTCTCTAGTGAAAATGGTAGGTAAGCGTAGAAGTTTACTTGACTATTTAAAGAAGAAAGATATCAACAGATATCGTGCAATCATCAAGGAATTAGGAATTAGAAAATAATACCTATCTAAAAGAGGCTGGAATTTTCAGCCTCTTTTTTTATTATCTTAGCGAAAGTTGTTTTAACTTTTTAAACTTAAAACTTCCATTGAAATAACAACAACACACACACAACACAACTACAACTAACAACGTAATTTATTTGAAAAAAACACTTTATGATTCCAAAAGTATTTAGCCAAGTTATTGAACTTGGAGATGGAAGAACCATTACCTTAGAGACAGGAAAGTTAGCAAAACAAGCAGATGGTTCTGTTGTTGTAAGTATGGGAGATACCATGATTTTAGCTACTGTAGTTTCGGCAAGAGAAGCTAATCCTGGAATTGACTTTTTACCACTTACCGTAGACTATAGAGAGAAATTTGCCGCAGCGGGTAGATACCCAGGTGGTTTTATGAAACGTGAAGCTAGACCAAGCAACGAAGAAATTCTTACAATGCGTTTAGTAGACAGGGTATTACGTCCATTATTCCCAAAAGATTATCATGCAGAAACTCAGGTGATGATGCAATTAATGTCTCATGATCCAGAAGTTATGCCAGATGCTTTAGCTGGTTTAGCTGCATCAACTGCAATTCAATTATCTGATATTCCTTTTGAAGCTCCTATTTCTGAAGTAAGAGTTGTAAGAGTAAACGGAGAATTTATTATTAACCCTAGTCCTGCTCAATTAAAAGAAGCTGATATCGACTTAATGGTTGGTGCTTCTAAAGACTTCGTTGCGATGGTAGAAGGTGAAATGGATGAAGTTTCAGAAGAAGAAATGGCAGATGCTATTCGTGTAGCACATGAAGCTATCAAGTTACAATGTGAAGCACAAGAAGCATTAGTAAGTCAGGTAGGTAAAAAAGAAACTCGTGAATACGAGGCTGCTGTTACTGATGAAGAGTTAGAAGAAAAAATTAAAGCTGCAGCTTACGATAAATGTTACGAAATTGCTAAAAAAGGAACTTCTAAAAAAGAAAGAGGTCAAGCTTTTTCTGAAGTAAAAGACGAAGTTTTAGCTTTATTTTCTGAAGAGGAATTAGAAGAAAAAGGAGATTTAATCTCTAAGTATTTCAGTAAAGCTCACAAAGCAGCAGTTCGTGATTTAACATTAAATGAAGGTTTACGTTTAGATGGACGTACAACTACAGATATAAGACCGATTTGGTGTGAAGTAGATTATTTACCAAGAACTCATGGTTCATCTATCTTTACACGTGGAGAAACTCAAGCATTAGCAACAGTCACTTTAGGTACTTCTAGAGATGCTAATATGATTGATTCTCCAACAATTCAAGATGAAGAGCGTTTTTATTTACACTATAACTTCCCTCCATTTTCAACTGGAGAAGCTCGTCCAATTCGTGGAACTTCTCGTCGTGAAATAGGACACGGAAACTTAGCACAAAGAGCTTTAAAAGGTATGGTTCCTGAAGATTGTCCATATACTGTTCGTGTGGTTTCTGAAGTTTTAGAAAGTAACGGATCGTCTTCTATGGCAACAGTTTGTTCTGGTACAATGGCATTAATGGATGCTGGAGTTCAGCTTAAAAAACCAGTTTCTGGTATTGCTATGGGATTAATCTCTGATGGTGATCGTTATGCCGTTTTATCTGATATCTTAGGTGATGAAGATCATTTAGGTGATATGGATTTTAAGGTAACAGGAACTGCTGATGGAATTACTGCTTGTCAGATGGATATTAAGATTAAAGGTTTATCGTATGAAATCTTAGTAAATGCATTAAAACAAGCTCGTGATGGTCGTTTACATATCTTAGAAAAATTAACAGATACAATTGCAACTCCAAATACTTCAGTAAAAGCTCACGCTCCAAAAATGGTTACTGTTCGTATTGCAGGAGATTATATTGGTGCTATGATTGGACCTGGTGGTAAACATATTCAAGAATTACAAAAGGAAACAGAAACTACTATTGTAATTAATGAAGATGAAGTTACTGAAGAAGGAATTGTAGAAATTTTAGGTACAAGCCAAGAAGGTATTGATAAAGTTTTAGAGCGAGTTAAAGCGATTACTTTTAAACCTGAAAAAGGAAGTGTTTACGAAACTAAAGTGATTAAGATTTTAGAATTTGGTGCTGTAGTTGAATATACAGAAGCTCCTGGTAATGAAGTTTTATTACACATTTCTGAATTAGCTTGGGAACGCACTAAAGATGTTAACGATGTAGTAAAAATCGGTGACATTATTGATGTGAAGTACTTTGGTGTAGATCCTAAAACTCGTAAAGAGAAAGTATCTAGAAAAGCTTTATTACCAAAGCCTGAAGGATATGTTTCTAAACCAAGAAATAACGACAACAAAGGTAGAGATAATCGTAACCGTGATAATCGCAGAGACGATAGAAAACCTAGAACAGAAAAGAAAGAAAGTTAATTTTCTATTCTTACAAATAAAAAAAATCGTCAATAAATTGACGATTTTTTTTTGCTCTTATTTCTTTACTAATATCTTATTACTGATTCCATCTGGTAGAATCACTTTTACTAGATAATTTCCTGTGGTTAAAGTTGAAATTGGTATCGTCACTTTTCCATCAATCACTTTTTCTTCAATATCAAACGATTCAACTTTATTTCCTAACATTGAATATATCTCAATTGATGAATTGCTGAAGTCTAGAGAATTCTTAAAACTCACATTTAATATATCATGAGCAGGATTCGGATACATAATTTCAATAGCATCATCTTTAACTATATCTTCTGAACTTAAAGTACTTCCTGTATCTTCAATAGCATATACTCCAGCTGTCCAAGCAGTACCATTATACTCGTAAGCTCCCAAATCTGGAGCTGTTCCGTTAAATGATTTTGCAAAACCAGAAACCACCACACCTTTATCTACTACTAAACCAGTTTCAGTAGGAAGAAAATTTTGTGCATCAGCATCTACAAAAGGAGAAGCAGCACTAATTAAATTATCTTTTACATCAAAACCAGTTTCATCAAACCAATCGCCTACGTTAGAGTAGTTATTATAAACTCTGTTATTCTTTTGTTCATAACCGTTAACCCAAGAAGCCATAGCTTGACCACAATTCCATAATGTATTATGAAAAAAATCTAAATTCCAATTTGCCCAATTTACTTGATAACCAGACCATGACACATTCCACACTACATTATGATGTACTACATATCCTTTACTATTATTATCTAAATAAATTCCTGCAGCTTTTGTTCCTGCATAAGTTGGTGGTTTAGAATCGTGAAACCAATTATGATGTACTTCAGTTCCTTTTAAATCATTATTTCCTACTGTGTAAAACACACCAGAATCTGCATTAATTAGTTGTGATTTAGAAACATCGTTATATGCGACTTCACAAGTATTTCCACTAACATAAATCCCATCTCTTCCAGAATTGAAAACTCTGTTTTTTAATATTTTCACGTTATTGGCAGTAGATCTAATTGGAGTAGCATGAATTCCTAGATAATCAATATTAGAAATCGTATTCTTTTCAATAATAGAATTATGTGCTCCCGCCCAATTCTGAATTGAAATTCCGTTAGCCGAACTGTGATTTATTCTACAATTTCTCACAATTGTACTCGGACCTAAAACTTCAATAGCAGACTCACCTACTCCAGCGGAAGTACTTGCTAAATTATCGAAACCTTCACTTCCATGGATTACTTCATTATTTTCGAAAACATTAAAGTCTCCTCTAATTTTTACACTTCCTCCGAAAAACTTAATTCCTTCAATTTTAATGTAATTACCTCTTAATTCTGCAGTAAATTTATGTGTAGCATATTCTACAGTATCATCATTAGGTTTTGAACCATCTGCTGTTTGAAAATATAATGTTTTAGCACTTTCATCATAATACCATTCTCTAGCATAATCTAAAGCCTCTAGCTTATTAAATAAATATAATTGACCTCTATGTCCGTTTCTTAAAATAGTTGGATTGTGTGGATCAAAAGGCCATTTGGTAATATCTACACCTCCATGTTCAACTCTCGTTGTTGTACTACTTGTAATTCTTCTTGTCCAACTCGTTCCAGAATGTCCTCCAATGTAATACACTAAACCACCAGTCCAATCAAAATCTGGAACTTCGGTTAACGTAAAAAAGTTGTTTCCTCCACTTTCTATAAACTTACAATCTACTGTAAATCTATTATTGTCTTCATTATTTGGCCATCTTGCCAAATCCATATGAGCTTGGTTATGATATACATTTCTAAATCTTTCTTCAATAAACATATCTACAGATGTCTTATAAATATTTCCTGAATGTAATTGCCAACCATTGATAAAAGTAGTTGCTTTTATAGTTACATTTTCTCCGTCTGCAGCTTTAAATGTCAAATAATTTCCTGCTGCTCCATTTTTATTCACAGATAATTGTTCTTCATAAACACCTCCGCGAATAATACAAGTGCTACCAGGAGACATTACCGATACAGCTTTATTAAATGTTTTAAAAGGATTACTTTCTGTTCCTGTATTACTGTCATCTCCATTTGTTGCTACATAATATGTATTTTGAGCAAATAACAATAAGTTAGGAATGGTAAAAAGTAATACAAAAACTAGTTTAGTTTTGTTGATTTTCATGATTTTAGGGATTGATTATACTAGCAAACGTCGTCACAATTTTTTTAGTGTACACTGTTTAAAAAAACAACTTAAAAATTTAAATTAATCCTATAAGGTTTTGTTTCTTTGCCTAACGAAATAAAGGCATTGAGAATACAACGTATTACATATTTATCATTAGGTACTAATCAAGGAAATAAGACTGAAAATCTTCAAAATGCAATTGATTTAATTGCTGAAGAAGTCGGTTCTATTTTAAAAATTGCTTCTATTTATGAAACTGCTTCTTGGGGTTTTGATAGCAACGATTTTTATAACACGTGTATTAAAGTTTCTACGTATTTACCACCTGAACAACTTATTCAGAAACTTTTATGGATAGAAAAGGAATTGGGAAGAGTTAGAAAAACTTCTGATTCTTATGCTGATCGATTAATTGATTTGGATGTATTATTATTTGAGGATGAAATTATTTTTACTCCAGAATTAATTGTTCCACATCCTAGAATGTTGGATCGTAAATTTGCCTTAGCTCCACTTGCTGAAATCGCTAAAAATGTAATTCATCCTATAGCTAAAAAACAAATAGTGAACTGTTTAAAAGAATGTTCAGATACTTCTGAAATTAAACAGTTAGATATTGTTTTAGAAAGACCAATTCCTATTTCTGAACAATACAATTACATTGCTATTGAGGGAAATATTGGTGCAGGAAAAACGACTTTAGCTACTATGATTTCTAATGATTTTAATGCTAAAATTGTTTTAGAACGTTTTGCTGATAATCCGTTTTTACCAAAATTTTACGAAGATCAGGAGCGTTATGCTTTTCCTTTAGAAATGAGTTTTTTGGCTGATCGCTATCAACAACTTTCTGATGATTTAGCTCAATTTGATTTGTTTAAAAACTTTGTAATTTCTGATTATTACATTTTCAAATCATTGATTTTTGCTCAAGTTACTTTACAAAATGATGAGTATAAATTATATCGAAAAATGTTTGATCTTATGTATAAGGAAATTGTAAAGCCAGATTTGTATGTGTATTTGTATCAGAATACAGATCGATTATTGCAGAATATAGAGAAACGTGGGCGTGAATACGAGCAAAATATTGAAGCTTCTTATTTAGAGAAAATTCATGATGGTTACAGTAACTTTATAAAAACACAGCAAAATTTAAATATTTTAGTGATAGATGTTTCTGAGTTAGACTTTGTACAAAATAAAGAAGACTATAAAACTATCATAAAAAAAATCAAGGAATACCGTCCTTGATTATATTAAGTTATTTAATCTCAACTGTATCTTTTTTAAGAATCACTGTAATATCTTTATTTGGAGGAATTCCTTTGGAATAATAACCAAACGAATATATTTGATTAGAATAAGTTTCATCAGTTTTTAACATCATTATTCCATCAGTTTTAGTTTTAAGCTCATTAAAATCGATGAAAAAACTTTGTGATTCTCCTTCGTTAATTTTCTCCAATAACTCTGAACTAAAACCTGTTTCAATACTAATATTTTCTAAAGTTTTTCCACTTTCATTAATAACATGTATTGTTGTACCGTTTTTACAAGAGAAACAAAACCCAATTAAAATAATCAATAAATAATATTTTATACTTTTCATAGCTGTAATTCTTTAATTCTTATTCTTTATTAGTTTAAAATTGACTTCAGTATTTTTTAATTCTATAAAATTATCCTCAAAATTTAAAATTTTATACGCTTGAATATCTCCCTTAATTGCCTTCGGGTGATAAAATCCTTGTGATTCGCTGTTGCTCATGTAAATTTCTAAAATATAATTTCTATCAGCTCTTAATACTAATATTTGTTTATCTAAAAATTCACCATCTATAAAAACCTCAACTTTGTCTTTGTAATGTCCTTTTTTTAAAACTAATGTTCTATTTCCATCTTTATCTTCATTTGCATCTACGAACTCTTTTTGCTCATTTAAATAATAAATCATTACATTTTTTAATGGTTCTTCTTCAAGATTATACACATTAAACTCTAAAGTAATTGAATCTTTTTCATTAAAATAGCTTTTCGATTTAAAATAACTATTCTCTTTAAGTGATGTTAAATTATAGTTCAAAAAGAGACTATCATTTTTTATTTTATAATTTCCTTTTCCTTTTGATGAAACTCCTAAATCACCACCTTTTTGAAAGGTAAAAACTCCACCTTTAAAAAATTCATACTTCTCATAACTAAATAAAATATCTCTGAGATAAACTCCTTCTTAAGTTTTCTGAGCATTAATTTTATAAAAACCAATTAAAAAGGTTATGTATAAAAACGATTTTATTCTCATCTTTTTTTAATAACAACTAAAATATAGATTTATTACAAAACAAAAGTGCGGGTAAACCACACTTTTAATGTGGTTTATCCGCACTTTATATACTTTAAAATTAAGTCTGAGACTTACTTTTTAATCAGCTCTAATTTTTCTGCGAAATAATCACAGAAATCACGCATAGTTGCGCCCATTTTAGTATCGTCTGTAGCACGTTCAAAAGTATCTGCCATAGAAACTAAAGTTTGATGAAAAAACTGCTTCATTTCATCTACAGGCATATCTTTTGTCCATAAATCCATACGCAATGTATCTTTTTTCTTATGATCCCATACAGACAACATAACAGCTTTAGATTCTGCTTCTTTTATGCCTCCATCTTCAGCGTTCCATGTAATCTCTTCAGGAACTCTATTTTCGTCTAATGCTATTTTAAATTTTATTTCAGAAGTATGTGCTATTGCCATTTATTTACGCTTAGGTTTGTACTTTGATTTTTTAAAAATTTCGTCTCCTCTTTTTGATAAAAGTTCCTGCAAAGATACGTCATTATTTTGCATGTAAGAACGAACTATTTGCCATCCTACCCAAGCTCCAATTCTACCTGGAGATAAATTATCTTCTCCTAAATAAAATTTAGAAAAAGGAGCAATATCTAAAAAGCGTTTGTTCAATTTACTATCAGTACTATATAATAAATCTCGCTCTATAAAATACTTCCAAATATCTTCTTCGCTATTTACTGCCCAGTCAAACTTTTCAGATGCGTAACCTATTTTTTCTTTATCTGAAATGTTAGGCAAATATCTATCGAGCAAATACAACTTTTTACCCTCGTAAATCATTTTATTAATAAAACTTCGCTCGGTATTTGGTGGTAATTGCACATTGACTATTGCATTTGCTGCATCTACTATAATATGATCTTCTGTATTATTTTGTTTTACATACTGCGGATAATCATTATAAAACTCA
This genomic stretch from Tenacibaculum jejuense harbors:
- the accD gene encoding acetyl-CoA carboxylase, carboxyltransferase subunit beta is translated as MAWFKRKDKGIHTPTEEKKDTPKGLWYKTPSGKIIDTEELRRNLYVSPEDGYHVRVGSREYFELFFDNNEFTELNEKLVAKDPLKFEDTKKYPDRLKNAQEKTGLKDAVRTAVGKSQGKDLVIACMDFAFIGGSMGSVVGEKIARAIDYSIQNNIPFLMVSKSGGARMMEASLSLMQLVKTSAKLAQLADAKIPYVSLCTDPTTGGTTASFAMLGDINIAEPNALIAFAGPRVVKDTTGKELPEGFQRSEFVLEHGFLDGIYERKDLKKQVNLYLDLIQNQPVRA
- a CDS encoding T9SS type A sorting domain-containing protein, with product MKINKTKLVFVLLFTIPNLLLFAQNTYYVATNGDDSNTGTESNPFKTFNKAVSVMSPGSTCIIRGGVYEEQLSVNKNGAAGNYLTFKAADGENVTIKATTFINGWQLHSGNIYKTSVDMFIEERFRNVYHNQAHMDLARWPNNEDNNRFTVDCKFIESGGNNFFTLTEVPDFDWTGGLVYYIGGHSGTSWTRRITSSTTTRVEHGGVDITKWPFDPHNPTILRNGHRGQLYLFNKLEALDYAREWYYDESAKTLYFQTADGSKPNDDTVEYATHKFTAELRGNYIKIEGIKFFGGSVKIRGDFNVFENNEVIHGSEGFDNLASTSAGVGESAIEVLGPSTIVRNCRINHSSANGISIQNWAGAHNSIIEKNTISNIDYLGIHATPIRSTANNVKILKNRVFNSGRDGIYVSGNTCEVAYNDVSKSQLINADSGVFYTVGNNDLKGTEVHHNWFHDSKPPTYAGTKAAGIYLDNNSKGYVVHHNVVWNVSWSGYQVNWANWNLDFFHNTLWNCGQAMASWVNGYEQKNNRVYNNYSNVGDWFDETGFDVKDNLISAASPFVDADAQNFLPTETGLVVDKGVVVSGFAKSFNGTAPDLGAYEYNGTAWTAGVYAIEDTGSTLSSEDIVKDDAIEIMYPNPAHDILNVSFKNSLDFSNSSIEIYSMLGNKVESFDIEEKVIDGKVTIPISTLTTGNYLVKVILPDGISNKILVKK
- the folK gene encoding 2-amino-4-hydroxy-6-hydroxymethyldihydropteridine diphosphokinase; protein product: MRIQRITYLSLGTNQGNKTENLQNAIDLIAEEVGSILKIASIYETASWGFDSNDFYNTCIKVSTYLPPEQLIQKLLWIEKELGRVRKTSDSYADRLIDLDVLLFEDEIIFTPELIVPHPRMLDRKFALAPLAEIAKNVIHPIAKKQIVNCLKECSDTSEIKQLDIVLERPIPISEQYNYIAIEGNIGAGKTTLATMISNDFNAKIVLERFADNPFLPKFYEDQERYAFPLEMSFLADRYQQLSDDLAQFDLFKNFVISDYYIFKSLIFAQVTLQNDEYKLYRKMFDLMYKEIVKPDLYVYLYQNTDRLLQNIEKRGREYEQNIEASYLEKIHDGYSNFIKTQQNLNILVIDVSELDFVQNKEDYKTIIKKIKEYRP
- the rpsO gene encoding 30S ribosomal protein S15 produces the protein MYLTKEVKEQIFAKHGKDGKDTGTAEGQIALFTHRINHLTEHLKKNRKDFNTERSLVKMVGKRRSLLDYLKKKDINRYRAIIKELGIRK
- the gldC gene encoding gliding motility protein GldC, translated to MAIAHTSEIKFKIALDENRVPEEITWNAEDGGIKEAESKAVMLSVWDHKKKDTLRMDLWTKDMPVDEMKQFFHQTLVSMADTFERATDDTKMGATMRDFCDYFAEKLELIKK
- the gldB gene encoding gliding motility lipoprotein GldB; translated protein: MRKIICLFIVGFIILSCKKEEKFKVDVSKITVDSKLYRFDIDFYTATEKTLSKVKEKYPLLFPHNNDSVWVNKIQNKDEQELFAEVQKKYADFTSQVQRLKSLFQHVTYYNKKFVAPVVITMLTNIDYDNRVVYNGDFMLISLDCYLGASHEFYNDYPQYVKQNNTEDHIIVDAANAIVNVQLPPNTERSFINKMIYEGKKLYLLDRYLPNISDKEKIGYASEKFDWAVNSEEDIWKYFIERDLLYSTDSKLNKRFLDIAPFSKFYLGEDNLSPGRIGAWVGWQIVRSYMQNNDVSLQELLSKRGDEIFKKSKYKPKRK
- a CDS encoding polyribonucleotide nucleotidyltransferase, with the translated sequence MIPKVFSQVIELGDGRTITLETGKLAKQADGSVVVSMGDTMILATVVSAREANPGIDFLPLTVDYREKFAAAGRYPGGFMKREARPSNEEILTMRLVDRVLRPLFPKDYHAETQVMMQLMSHDPEVMPDALAGLAASTAIQLSDIPFEAPISEVRVVRVNGEFIINPSPAQLKEADIDLMVGASKDFVAMVEGEMDEVSEEEMADAIRVAHEAIKLQCEAQEALVSQVGKKETREYEAAVTDEELEEKIKAAAYDKCYEIAKKGTSKKERGQAFSEVKDEVLALFSEEELEEKGDLISKYFSKAHKAAVRDLTLNEGLRLDGRTTTDIRPIWCEVDYLPRTHGSSIFTRGETQALATVTLGTSRDANMIDSPTIQDEERFYLHYNFPPFSTGEARPIRGTSRREIGHGNLAQRALKGMVPEDCPYTVRVVSEVLESNGSSSMATVCSGTMALMDAGVQLKKPVSGIAMGLISDGDRYAVLSDILGDEDHLGDMDFKVTGTADGITACQMDIKIKGLSYEILVNALKQARDGRLHILEKLTDTIATPNTSVKAHAPKMVTVRIAGDYIGAMIGPGGKHIQELQKETETTIVINEDEVTEEGIVEILGTSQEGIDKVLERVKAITFKPEKGSVYETKVIKILEFGAVVEYTEAPGNEVLLHISELAWERTKDVNDVVKIGDIIDVKYFGVDPKTRKEKVSRKALLPKPEGYVSKPRNNDNKGRDNRNRDNRRDDRKPRTEKKES